One Nocardioides aromaticivorans genomic window carries:
- a CDS encoding DinB family protein has translation MTGELANYRDYLTHYRETLERKCAGLSPEQLATKSVPPSSMSLLGLVRHMARVEHFWFQRALVEVEGQRLYDDGDAGFAEVEPTEEAVTLAWASWREQVSLADAWLDRLTDEGLGQVVTFRQGTETSSVRDILVHMIEEYARHCGHADLLRECIDGTTGE, from the coding sequence ATGACCGGCGAGCTGGCGAACTACCGCGACTACCTCACCCACTACCGCGAGACGCTCGAGCGCAAGTGCGCCGGCCTCTCCCCCGAGCAGCTCGCGACGAAGTCCGTGCCGCCGAGCTCGATGAGCCTGCTCGGCCTGGTCCGCCACATGGCGCGGGTCGAGCACTTCTGGTTCCAGCGGGCGCTCGTGGAGGTCGAGGGCCAGCGCCTGTACGACGACGGGGACGCCGGCTTCGCCGAGGTCGAGCCGACCGAGGAGGCCGTGACCCTCGCGTGGGCGTCGTGGCGCGAGCAGGTGAGCCTCGCCGACGCCTGGCTCGACCGGCTGACCGACGAGGGCCTCGGCCAGGTGGTCACCTTCCGCCAGGGCACCGAGACCTCGAGCGTGCGCGACATCCTCGTGCACATGATCGAGGAGTACGCCCGCCACTGCGGGCACGCGGACCTGCTGCGCGAGTGCATCGACGGCACGACCGGCGAGTGA
- the ileS gene encoding isoleucine--tRNA ligase, whose product MTYPKVSTDPTSDANNGRGAVPGSPRFPEIEERVLAYWAEDDTFRASVEQRDPGAHGENEFVFYDGPPFANGLPHYGHLLTGYVKDIVPRYQTMRGKRVERRFGWDTHGLPAELEAMRLNGIKTTDEIVEMGIDKFNDACRASVLKYTGEWRDYVTRQARWVDFDNDYKTMNPEFMESVLWAFKSLFDKGLVYEGFRVLPYCWNDETPLSNHELRMDDDVYQMRQDPAVTVGFDVTTPGELQGAKLLIWTTTPWTLPSNLAVMVGSDIDYVAVEHEGQRFVLAEARLAAYSRELGDEPTVVWRGTGADLLGLTYAPPFSYYAGHANAFRVVAADEAVTTTDGTGLVHSAGAFGEVDKEVTDREGIEPVMPVGKDGRFTHPVVEYAGMLVFDANLQIIDDLKTVTQGGVGGSVTPGTVLLRRETYDHSYPHCWRCREPLIYKGVSSWFVEVTAFKARMAELNQEIRWVPEHIKDGQFGKWVDNARDWSITRNRFWGSPVPVWKSDSEEYPRIDVYGSFEEIERDFGRLPRNAQGLPDLHRPWVDDLTRPNPDDPTGQSTMRRVSDVLDVWFDSGSMSFAQVHYPFENKDWFAGTDDGSAVGHFPADFIVEYIGQTRGWFYTLHILATALFDKPAFSSCISHGIVLGSDGNKMSKSLRNYPDVSEVFDRDGADAMRWFLMASPILRGGNLVVTEQGIRDAVRQVMIPLWNTWYFFALYANAENYEASVGRAESLGSKDPLDRYLLAKTRQYVEKMTAELDDYAIADACETTRAFIDVLTNWYVRRSRERFWEGKPEAFETLAAVLDVVCRVVAPLLPLTTEEIWRGLTGGRSVHLVDWPDASALPADDQLVAAMDEVRDVCSATSALRKAGKLRNRLPLAGLTVVVSDPAALEPFAAIIADELNVKSVRLVAADSDEAAGYGVEQKLTVNARAAGPRLGKDVQLAIKGSKSGDWSVAADGTVTAGGLALVEGEFTLETVVGAATEGVATGMLPAGGFVVLDTVVTPELAEEGVARDLVRAVQQARRDADLQVTDRIELVVTGTPAVLAAARAHEALIAGETLATSYTVGEEAPAGATEVVVGDGEKGAISLSLA is encoded by the coding sequence ATGACCTATCCGAAGGTCAGCACCGACCCCACCAGTGACGCGAACAACGGGCGCGGCGCCGTTCCCGGCTCCCCGCGCTTCCCCGAGATCGAGGAGCGGGTCCTCGCGTACTGGGCGGAGGACGACACCTTCCGCGCGTCGGTCGAGCAGCGCGACCCCGGCGCCCACGGCGAGAACGAGTTCGTCTTCTACGACGGCCCGCCGTTCGCCAACGGCCTGCCGCACTACGGCCACCTGCTGACCGGCTACGTCAAGGACATCGTGCCGCGCTACCAGACGATGCGCGGCAAGCGCGTCGAGCGCCGCTTCGGCTGGGACACCCACGGCCTGCCGGCCGAGCTCGAGGCGATGCGCCTCAACGGCATCAAGACCACCGACGAGATCGTCGAGATGGGCATCGACAAGTTCAACGACGCCTGCCGCGCGTCGGTGCTCAAGTACACCGGTGAGTGGCGCGACTACGTCACCCGCCAGGCGCGCTGGGTCGACTTCGACAACGACTACAAGACCATGAACCCCGAGTTCATGGAGTCGGTGCTGTGGGCCTTCAAGAGCCTGTTCGACAAGGGCCTGGTCTACGAGGGCTTCCGCGTGCTGCCCTACTGCTGGAACGACGAGACGCCGCTGTCCAACCACGAGCTGCGGATGGACGACGACGTCTACCAGATGCGGCAGGACCCCGCGGTCACCGTCGGCTTCGACGTCACGACCCCCGGCGAGCTCCAGGGCGCGAAGCTGCTGATCTGGACCACGACCCCGTGGACCCTGCCGAGCAACCTCGCCGTGATGGTCGGCTCCGACATCGACTACGTCGCAGTGGAGCACGAGGGCCAGCGGTTCGTGCTCGCCGAGGCGCGGCTGGCGGCGTACTCCCGCGAGCTGGGCGACGAGCCCACCGTCGTGTGGCGCGGCACGGGCGCCGACCTGCTCGGCCTGACCTACGCGCCGCCGTTCTCCTACTACGCCGGCCACGCCAACGCCTTCCGCGTCGTCGCCGCCGACGAGGCGGTCACGACGACCGACGGCACGGGCCTGGTGCACAGCGCCGGCGCGTTCGGTGAGGTCGACAAGGAGGTCACCGACCGCGAGGGCATCGAGCCGGTCATGCCGGTGGGCAAGGACGGCCGGTTCACCCACCCCGTCGTCGAGTACGCCGGCATGCTGGTCTTCGACGCCAACCTGCAGATCATCGACGACCTCAAGACGGTGACCCAGGGCGGCGTCGGCGGCTCGGTGACGCCGGGCACGGTGCTGCTGCGCCGCGAGACCTACGACCACTCCTACCCGCACTGCTGGCGCTGCCGCGAGCCCCTGATCTACAAGGGCGTGAGCAGCTGGTTCGTCGAGGTCACCGCGTTCAAGGCGCGGATGGCCGAGCTCAACCAGGAGATCCGCTGGGTCCCCGAGCACATCAAGGACGGCCAGTTCGGCAAGTGGGTCGACAACGCCCGCGACTGGTCGATCACCCGCAACCGGTTCTGGGGCTCGCCGGTGCCGGTGTGGAAGTCGGACAGCGAGGAGTACCCCCGCATCGACGTCTACGGCTCCTTCGAGGAGATCGAGCGCGACTTCGGCCGGCTGCCCCGCAACGCCCAGGGCCTGCCGGACCTGCACCGCCCGTGGGTCGACGACCTGACCCGCCCGAACCCCGACGACCCGACGGGCCAGTCGACCATGCGCCGCGTCAGCGACGTCCTCGACGTGTGGTTCGACTCGGGCTCGATGAGCTTCGCTCAAGTCCACTACCCGTTCGAGAACAAGGACTGGTTCGCCGGTACTGATGACGGCTCCGCCGTGGGGCACTTCCCCGCCGACTTCATCGTCGAGTACATCGGCCAGACCCGCGGCTGGTTCTACACGCTGCACATCCTGGCGACCGCGCTCTTCGACAAGCCGGCGTTCTCGTCCTGCATCAGCCACGGCATCGTGCTCGGCTCCGACGGCAACAAGATGTCGAAGTCGCTGCGCAACTACCCCGACGTGTCCGAGGTCTTCGACCGCGACGGCGCCGACGCCATGCGCTGGTTCCTGATGGCCTCGCCGATCCTGCGCGGCGGCAACCTCGTCGTGACCGAGCAGGGCATCCGCGACGCCGTGCGCCAGGTGATGATCCCGCTCTGGAACACCTGGTACTTCTTCGCGCTCTACGCCAACGCCGAGAACTACGAGGCCAGCGTCGGTCGCGCCGAGTCGCTGGGCAGCAAGGACCCGCTCGACCGCTACCTGCTCGCCAAGACGCGCCAGTACGTCGAGAAGATGACCGCCGAGCTCGACGACTACGCCATCGCCGACGCCTGCGAGACGACGCGGGCGTTCATCGACGTGCTGACGAACTGGTACGTCCGCCGTTCCCGCGAGCGCTTCTGGGAGGGCAAGCCGGAGGCCTTCGAGACGCTGGCCGCCGTCCTCGACGTCGTGTGCCGGGTCGTGGCGCCGCTGCTGCCGCTGACGACCGAGGAGATCTGGCGCGGCCTGACCGGTGGTCGCTCGGTCCACCTCGTCGACTGGCCGGACGCCTCCGCGCTGCCGGCCGACGACCAGCTGGTCGCGGCGATGGACGAGGTCCGTGACGTGTGCTCGGCGACCTCGGCGCTGCGCAAGGCCGGCAAGCTCCGCAACCGGCTCCCGCTCGCGGGCCTGACCGTCGTGGTCTCCGACCCGGCGGCGCTCGAGCCGTTCGCGGCGATCATCGCCGACGAGCTCAACGTGAAGTCGGTGCGCCTGGTCGCGGCCGACTCCGACGAGGCGGCCGGCTACGGCGTCGAGCAGAAGCTCACCGTCAACGCCCGCGCCGCGGGCCCGCGCCTGGGCAAGGACGTCCAGCTCGCCATCAAGGGCTCCAAGTCCGGCGACTGGTCCGTGGCCGCCGACGGCACGGTCACCGCCGGTGGCCTCGCGCTCGTCGAGGGCGAGTTCACGCTGGAGACCGTCGTCGGTGCCGCCACCGAGGGCGTCGCGACCGGCATGCTGCCGGCCGGTGGGTTCGTCGTGCTCGACACCGTCGTCACGCCCGAGCTCGCCGAGGAGGGCGTCGCCCGCGACCTGGTGCGCGCTGTCCAGCAGGCGCGCCGCGACGCGGACCTGCAGGTGACCGACCGGATCGAGCTCGTCGTCACCGGGACGCCGGCGGTGCTCGCCGCGGCCCGCGCCCACGAGGCGCTGATCGCGGGCGAGACCCTCGCGACGTCGTACACGGTGGGGGAGGAGGCGCCCGCGGGCGCCACCGAGGTCGTCGTCGGCGACGGCGAGAAGGGCGCGATCAGCCTGAGCCTGGCCTGA